The Anoplopoma fimbria isolate UVic2021 breed Golden Eagle Sablefish chromosome 10, Afim_UVic_2022, whole genome shotgun sequence sequence AGGGGACTAGTTTCATTATGATTTTCCATTGTTCTGAAGTATTTCTTATATTAAAAGTCTGTTTAGTTACAGTCATATTTATCCCTCTAGCTATCCTTCCAAATATCTCAAGCTGTCAACAAAACCTGGCCACACCGATACACATGCTCATTACTGCATGCAAAAAATGGACTTTCTTTTGCACTTACTATGTAAATATTTTAGGGACTATAACTTATATACCATCAATGTCAAAATGATTAAGGCAGTGTTGTGGTCTGGCTTTGAAAGAGTAGGCCAAGAGAACGCTACTGTCCTCTTGTGGAAGCAACGGGGCTAGCATATGGGGGCAGTGGAGAGAGATCTGATCTTGGTTgatcataataaagtcatatgggtgggtggggggggggcttttcaGTTTAGATTTTTCCCAGAGCGTCACATGAGCAGATTCGCACtgccaaaataaatgcatatttctgcagtaaaaagttaacattttgaTGCAATTAGCAGTGACAAGTCAAAGCCTCAGAAGCCAAGTCTCACACTGAGCGTGTcagtggtgtctgtgtgtgtgtgtgtgtgtgtgtgtgtgtgtgtgtgtgtgtgtgtgtgtgtgtgtgtgtgtgtgtgtgtgtgtgtgtgtgtgtgtgtgtgtgtgcatgttctatagacagagagagacagaaaaagagatgcACCCTAAATGAGCCTTAAACAGAGCTACACTTCCTCAccaaatgtgacaaataaaaacaataacataaatataaaaataatataaaaatatattttaagaaccAAAACTCTACAGCTTACACGAGGACGCTAAGAGCTGTGAGCTGTGTTAGCTGGCAGCAGCCTATTGTATGTTGCTGCCTTCCATAAACCTTGTTATTATTTCTGGTTGTGTGTTGCTTCTGCTTTGTTTCCGGTCGGTATTATTCCAATCTTTTAATTTGTAGGACTTTATGTacttaagtttattttattgattttaatacttttcaacatttaaatatgctTTGGTTGTATGTACAGGGTTACATCATGCCATAAAAGCTACCCGAatttaagagagagaaagagagagagggggaagagctgAATGTAGATGGGGAAACtccacacacaaatgcacactaGTCAAATAGGAACACACACTGCCAATCCGACAAAAAGCTTATAACCTACCAGCACATTAGAGGTGAATTGCTTCCTGGATGCAGCCCCTTTTCCACCTCTCCTAAGTGGATGCATTATCACTGTGACtgtcagggaaaaaaaaaaaaaaaaaaaaaggagccaaATAATATGAATATGCGTTTACATCTGTCTTCCATTAATATGCATGCCTGAATCCACATCTCAACACAAAGCCAAATTTCTGGCCATCTGTGGGATGGCTGGTAGAGGTAATGAATATTCtttatgaatatgttttattttgtgaggCGGCGATACATCATGAGCATGCCGCTATCATTTCCgactctctctttgtccctctcaCCCACTCTGTGCTTCTCTGAGGGGCACAACCTGATGAGTTTAATTGGAGTGATGGACGGTGGGATGGAGAGAATATATCTTTAACcacacagactctctctctcgtctttaTAAGCCACACACCTGCTCTGAATGGTGACGCTGGAGAGAGAAATACGGCTGAAGGTAATAGCTATCATGACTTCTGCAGTAACCGCTCTATAGTcctgatgttcatttaattacCAAAGTAACTCATGACTGAGGCGCACCTCGTAGAATACTCATTAGTTTGACCATATTTTCCATTTAGCTGTGCAAGAAGCAAATCATCTTCCAGTTTACCTTTAACTTtagagtcataaaaaaaggaatcaaagCTGATCACTTTTATAGCTAATTCAaaagtttttataaaatatcacaacaaTGACATAAAGtcaaatattcagcaattacCCAAATAACTTCTGGCACAAATCCAACAACTGCATCTCTCACATATGCTGCGTGGAGGGCCATGCTGCCTAATTACAGAGCACATAGATTTTTATGACACCGAGTTAAGAAATGAGGATAGAGAGGTGGAGTGTAGGATCTGTCAGCCTGTAGGCACCTTTATATGTCACATCGATGATTTAGACATCAGTGACAGTATTACTGTTGCTCGCACATCTCTGGGGCCTTGGCACAGTCCATTGGCTACTAGTGTCCTTTAATGATTTATGATTGAAGTTAGCCTGTGAAGTCCCCAGAGCATCCCCCAGAGCGAGAGGCACAGGGAGTGACCAGTTTTATGGCAGGACTGGGAATCAATTATGCTAACGGTGGCTAATGAATGCACTTGAGGGAACTGCTCCCCGCACTCAAGGGCCATTTTTTCCCATTTGCATATTGATGGCAGAAGGACAGTGGCCACTTTCATCTGCCTGTGATGAAGCACCGTGGAAATGGACTAGTTaatttttcccctttttgtctcctcttttttACTAAAAAGGTTAACATTTAGCCTACaagatcattttcatttccataCAGTGGGAAACATTATGCACACAAACTATCTTTTCCCCACCTGTTCACACtcaaagaaatacacacaatatTGTGCCTTCAGCcagccttcttcttctttttcagtaGTCTGAAGTCATTTTCAATTAGGGATGTTTTGCGGTCGGTCCTGGAAGTGCTCCAGTTTCTCCCGGATGGACTCTGATAGACATGTTTTAAGAGGAATAATGGTGAGGCCTTTTACTGCCGCCAAGGTTAACATGCATTAAAGTCATCTGTTTGCAAAGATTGACGTCTGGCAACACTCCCTCTCACTCCACTAAAATGCATTAAGGTAAATAAAGCCTAACCGAGAGAGAAATCACTATATCCGCAGCATCTCAGTGAAGTAAAGAAGGCTATGAATATGGAATGTGCTATGAATAAGTTATGTTGTGGTGGTGACATTGCAAAAAAGACAGAGTGTGAGATCAAGGCTTTTTCAGAATGCCATTGTGTGGCCTTCCTCATTCAATGAGATGACGAAAGTGATACAAGAATTAGTTCATATGTAATCAGAAGCACTTTTTTGGGAAGTAAGCTTATTTACCTTCTTGCagaagagttagatgagaggacTGATATAACCCTCATATGCGTTTGTTGAATGAGAAGCTGGAAGCAGATgaaggttagcttagcataaagaatttaaataaactgcaatataagttattttttttattcatacagaCAACCTGCCGTTTTTTTGGAAAGGTGATGTGACTTCTTGCAGTCTCCActggttgccaggcaaccgCATAAGAGACGTACATTTATGACAAATGTctgagaatgtgtttgttattatgtAATTGCAAACATATTATGCCCTTTATCTTATTACAAGATAATCTAATGCTCTTCACTGCTTTAACTAAAGCTAATTTAAAACATTAGTCCCTTGATGGGCtttgatatttaatttgtgttaatTAATGGTAAGCTATGCTATGCTAACCATCTCTTGGCTCCAGCTTCATACTTAACGGACAGATCTGAGAGttgtattgatcctctcatttaactctcagcAAGGAAGCgaataacaaaatgtcaaactacttcTTTAAATGGTCAACCAACTCACAAACCAGTGTCTATAATGTCCTGTAAACCTGCGTTGTGACCAGTCCGGTAAAAgtatgcatgtatatgtgtCTTTTAAGGTTACTAAAAAACCTAGTCCCgtagaaaacaaatacagtgaaaagctactaaaaaaaaactttaagaaaaaatagtttattaCCGGAGTCATAGAGTATCATACCTGGGGAACGCAAAGTTTGGACATAAATAAACTTCTTGAAACATCCATGAGTGATGCTTTCACTCGGTGGAATAGACAGACAGAGGCAGACAGGCAGTGTTGGAGGCTCCCACTAATTTGATCTGGTGACAttttcttctccagctcctcggGGGTAAAAGAGCAGCAGCGAGGGAGTGAGGGAGTTAGAGAAGGaggtgttagagagagagagagtcagagagaaagagatggagaaagaaagaaagaaagagagagagagagagagagagagatggcgaAGGAGACACTAATGAACGCAGACAACAAAGACCCTAACCTGAGCTCCAAGCCCTGGAGACACGGAGAGGTTTTTCATTGGGTCAATAAAAGCACTGGACCGTGTCTGCATTGGCTTGCCCTTCAAGCACCCGCTTAACTGCAGTGGGAGGACTTTTTGTTCAAGGTTGCTGGAGTTAAAGGGGAATATCGCTGAATTTCATATCTGGAATGTGTGATTCTGAAACCATTAATCATGACTGTCTGTGCACTTGGATAAAGGACCTGCGACATCTTGTTCTATATGTGATGTCAAACTAATGTTCATCTACAAAACGTCTTCATCGGGAGAGATGTCGCTATGACAGTAGACAGGATTCCAATACCAGTGCATTGTATTCAAAGCTGACAGTTGAGCTTAAATAAAGTTTAGTTTGATGTTCAGTTGACAAGACTGACATGTTGATTGTCTGCATGATAGATTTGGGAGTTTTGCTTTTTCATCCACAAATTCTCCAGGGGAGCATTTAATTGCATCTGAGAACAAATCAATTCTTAATTTAAGGACTAAAAGTTACAACACTGAaaactgaaacactgaaaactGAGTTTTTCAGTGCAGAGAGTGGAGGGGGAATATATTTCCCACTGGATATTTCAGGGTTAATTTCTCCAAGAGAGCAGTGCTGTGTCCCTCTGCCAAATCACAGGAATGCAGCCGCTAGAGGAAGGAGAGCGAGGTAGGCCAAAATCAGCATGATGAGATATTGACTCTTGGCTTGTAATTTCATTTTATGCACCAAGTGGCAAACAAGATATCACACTGTTCATAATCCTCAGCGTCcctgatctcacacacacacacacacacacacacacacacacacactcacacacatgaacagggacacacacacacacacagtgccacTGTGACACACAACCTCACAGTCTGGAGTCACACACCAGGACTCCCACCTGAATCCTTGTTATGAACAGGGAATCTCAAGCTGTATGAGTGCCTCTGTGAGGGGGGGGGAACCTCCAGTCTGGAGTCTTCACACCAGGACTCGCACCTGAAGGGTAagagtcaacacacacacacacacacacacacacacacacacacacacacacacacacacacacacacacacacacaggcacgctGGGGGACACATACTTGGTGGCCCCGCTAAGTCCCCCAATGTCTGACATATGTCACTCCCAATCTGTTCAGCAGGCCACACGTCGACCCAGTGTCGTACCGCGTAGAGAGCTGCAGAGGGGGAGAGTCAGGCAGCAAGAGAAGCCGAGAGAAGGCTGAACAAGAGGgcacagagggacagacagagaggagagagcatgAACGAGGCAGGGAGAGCTGCTTGCGGTTGCTACCCTCTCCTTGCTAATTGTTAGTTTGGAAACAACACCATCTGTTCTTTAAGAAAGTCAGATGCACAGTCGAAATAATATGCCACCGCTCCTGAATACATTTATCAGCAGCCAACGCAAATAACTCAACAGCCCCGGGCTTCTTTCAACACAAAGATCCTGCAGGACACCGGCTAGACAGGCATCTGTTATATTTGTTACTGTAGAATGTTTAGGGATTTTGATCTAGTCCTGGGTTACTGCCAGGGAGTCCTGAATAATGTAAACATGTGATGACGGAGATAGTGATGAGAGAAGCGAGTCAGTGGACTCTTTATGTGCACAACAAGCTCAGAATCCACCTGTAACCATGTACATTCCTGTTTGGAGCTTCGGCAAAGTGACAAATGGAAGTGGTTTGCCACCATGTGGTTGAGTAATGCAATCACACTAAAGAAGCTGAGAAATTCTGCTTTGTCTTTCTACAACTGGTATTGGATAATTGCAAACTCATACATAAATTCAGACAGGAAACATTTTCAATGACTCCTTGTAGAAACATTAACATCTGTAACTAACCGCTGCAAATGATGCAGAACTGCCAGATTCTGTACAAGACTCTTCAACTCCATTTAACCTcctacataaaaaaacaaacatcacacacacacacacacacacacacacacacacacacacacacacacacacacacacacacacacacacacacacacacacacacacacactaaacagtcGCAATCTTAAACAGACTTATAGCTAGTGGATAGAAAATTTGCACTTTAACGGATGCAATTCTGCATGACAAATGCTTCTATTTGTTTTGCACATGTATGTTGTTTCCGGTtgtttcatatgtttttatCCATGTTCTGTGTTATTATTTGTCATATTGAGCTAAGTAAACACACTTTTATTCTACCGTGTTCATGTATAGTTTTGAATTACAATGAAGCTGACTTTGTAAATTTTGCTTAATGCTGTTTAATCAAAACTCAAATGTGCCTGAATAATTTCATACAATCAGCATAAAACTAAGGGTGCTTACTTGACGGGAAACAAGAAGCCATGTAGGATGTCATCACGCAAAAAATGAGTTGGTACttctcttttttaatcaattttgaaaaatatatgatttaaatgCCCCCTCAACGACAGCAGAGGAAGGTTAAACTAGAAGCATTTAACGGAAAACTGAATCTATACCAGCATCAGCTGTACCACAGAGTATAAACCAGCTCCTCTTGGGATTCCAGGCACACAGCTCAATGCAATGACCGTGTTTTACATCGCCAATCTGTTACAGTGGGATCTCCCCTGCTTCAATCCCATGGATGATTAAGCGTGATAATTAAGGTTTTTGGACATTTTCCACAGAGGAGCAGACGTGGCAGCTGGTGACATTCATGCATTCccaaacacagaggagggaATTACAATGAGGCCTCCATTCATTTCAGTGATCACAAAGTCTGCTCTTGGCACCAGCTCAAAAGCAGTCAAGCTGTTGTTGAAAAGGACTATTTGTGGCGCTCTTTGTTGCAATGTAGGCAATGTACCTTGATCTAGTTCTGGAATTATAGAAGCCGTAGAAACCAgccaaatatttgtttatttccagCAGGGATGTTCTAACCCGGGAAAGAAACCATGGAGATTAACCAATTACTTTTCTAATATCTTTTAATAGGTGTGACGCAATATTACAGATTTCATGATTGTTTATAGCTTTCTTGGCTTGAAAACAAAAGACTTTACTTCTTGCTTTGCTATAGTGCTGACAGCTTTttgctctctgctctgttttcgTTTATGTATTATTTCCTGCTAATTTACTACTTTACTCTACTACAAGATGGTTTTACCTAAGTCATTATGAGGATTATTTGATTTTAGATTGAACGTTTATTGGGAGGATAATTTAAGACTTAAGCATAAAGAAAGTAATCAATGCTTTCATTTCCAGAAGGTTAGATTGCTGCAATGGTCTTTTCTCTGATCTCTCCTAAAAAACTATCAGACAACTTCAGCTCTTTCTGAATGCTGCTGCTAGTGTCATGAAGGCCAAAAAATTGAACACACCACATCGGTTGTCAGGTACCTTCACTGGCTTCCAATATTTCAGGGAATaaggtttgaataaaaaaatactgctaTCGGCTCTAAATGGCTTATGACCTAAATACATATCTGACTGTATTTAACAACCTCTCATGTCATAAAGTAGAGGACTGCTAACTGTTCCAAGAGTGCATGTATGGAGAAGCAGCATTTAGTCCGTGTTTGCACCAAAGAACTGGAACAAACTTCCAAAGGATATAGACTTGAACCAACTTTGACCACATTGTTCTGCTGGTATCTGTGTCAGTGAATGAGAGGTAGGAAGACTTTTGGATATACTCTTTTAAAGTGTTGTATAAATGAAGTCCAGTCCAGTATTATCAGCAATATATACTGAAATAATCAAAAGTACTGATTTTTCAGAATGGCCCGTATATATATCGgtgttacatttatattattatttggttattatttttgattgatCAAGATATAGACAGCATTACTATTTATATTACTATACTATCATATTGctggtttatatatattttgtttgtataatcttaatctgcaaaaaaaacttaagataaaataaaatgatccttcattagtccctcagcggggacatttacaacGATTTCGGTTAACTAAAGATCTCTGATGAATAAGggaaaaatatacagtaccagtcaaaagtttggacacaccttctcattcaactactttgaagaatctaaaatataaaacatattctggtttgttgagcatttgtttgtttaccacataattccatatgtgttccttcatagtttggatgtcttcaatattaatctacaatgtagaaaaaaataaaaaataaagaaaaaccattgaatgagaaggtgtgtccaaacttttgactggtactgtatatatatatatatatatatatatatatatatatatatatatatatatatatatatatatatatatatatatatatatatatacatatatatatatacatatatatatatatacatatatatatatatatatatatatacatatatatacatatatatatatatatatacatatatatatatatatatatatatatacatatatatatatatatatatatatatatatatatatatatatatatatatatatatatatatatatatatatatatatatatatatatatatatatatatatatatatatatatatatatatatatatatatatatatatatatatatatatatatatatatatatatatatatatatatatattatatatattatagtccTTTGACGTACTGGTCTAGTATAACGACAAGTATAGATTTAAACGACTCAatttcccagaatgctttgCTCAAGCGGAAACGCCGGGGACTCCATGGAAACGGGAGACTGGCGTGCTAGCCTGGGAGAGAAGCAGTATAGTTAGCGTTAGCTCAATAGCGCTACAACTGCACTCAGATAGACCTGAacactgaaaacatttcatttactgCCTTTCCGAAAATATGAACCGCACACCCGACGCAAGAGCGAggtgagacacaaacaaactcactcCTTATGTAACAGGGGGACTTTGTAAACTACCGTCAGcgtttacaaaaaacaaaacgcatATGTTAGCTAGCTCTCAGCCACATTGTGCTTTCACCTTTTACATCAATTTCAGATATAAGCAGGGACGAGTCAGCTGATCATCAGTAACTTCAGGTGTAAAAACAAGACGCATTTCGTGTTAGTAAACAATGAGAAGTGTGTGATCCCCAAACTGACTCCTGTGTCTGTGAACAACAAGCAGCTGAAACGGGTTTCTGTAGATAATCCTAAAAATAAAGCCTAAAAAGCAAAGGTCACCTCTTGTAGgtttacatttctgtaaaaGTAACGGACGCTAGCTGTtcctaaataaatgtttttttacagtacaaACACATTGAGACCTCTTCCATGTGAGAATACTGCACTTTTTGTATCCCTTATACACTTTTTGATGGCATGTCGTCAATCACTCTCTCCAGGGACAACCAGACAAGAAAGATCCAGGAAAACATCACCAATGTGGAGAAACATTTTGGAGAGATGTGCCAACTGTTTGCTGCCTATGTCCGTAAAACAGCAAGGCTACGAGACAAGTCAGATGTCCTGGTTCGGGAAATCGGAGTGTATGCAGACACAGAAACGCCTCACCTGAAGAGGGGCATGAAGCAGTTTGCTGACCACCTGGCCAAGATACAAGACTACCGCCAAGCTGAGGTACAACTGCTTTATTTTAGTTCCTGCTGCTTGGACTTCAGTCATACTTTTATAGTCATCTCACAGTCCAAACATGTTGTGTAAGAGAGAACCTGATGTAATCTTATtacagctctgctcccagcagaccacatgacacatgacaataaaaacactgtgcaataatagttaatatagttgttttttttctgtctgtaaatattatatttcagttattgtgtttttctactgtttttattgcttatttataatacttgttttttatttttatttttattttttatttttattttatttttatcttgtctttctttactatgtctcttgtgtgcactttaactctatgctgctgtaagcctgcaaatttccccgctgcgggactaataaaggattatcttatcttatcttatcttatcttatctttgccTTACAGGTGGAAAGACTTGAAGCCAAAGTCATAGAGCCATTAAAAAGCTATGGAGCTGTAGTGAAGCGTAAAAGGGTAAGTGTCGCTGTGAGCTACAGCCATGTTGACGTCTGCACTGATTCTAAGGGAGCCAAATGATGCCGACAGCTAGAACCATGTTCCAGTTCCAGTTCTTGTTAAATTAGTACAATAGGTCCTCAACAAAAGAACTTGTTTCATAACTAGTTTACTGGGAATGGTTGTAAGGCAAAAGTCTTTCGATATATTAACATCTGTTTAACTGTAGTTACTTATCTGTCTTATTCTTCTTTGTTGAGACATCATATTTTAAACACAGTGATACAGAAACGCAGTTAATGCTGCTCCAGCTGCCAGTGAGATAAAATGTCAACAGAGAATGGACCATGCCTCAAAGATGGGGAAATTGTTTACCTTTCCTTCCTTGGCCCTTCTCCATACAGCATCCCTTACTTGTGTTTCAGTTTCATCTAAATGATTGCATCTTTTTGAAATAGcctgcatatttaaacatgttgtgTTCTAGCCTACAAGGATGAGAAGGGGCTTAGAGGCAAATCTACTGTCAGTGTTATTACCATTTCATGGCCACATGAGGGCAGTGTTGATTGAATGATATCTTCCTACTTCTTGGCACCATTGTTAGTTTCTCCCCCATCAGCATTTTGTTGTAGGATTAAAGGAAATgttctgaataaaaaacacatatgaCTGTGATTTTTGGAGTTTCTCTCACACAATGTTGCCATAGTTTTTACGATTAGTCATGTTGCCTTGTGTTGTCCGGTCACCCACTGTTGCAAAATGCCAGAAATTAAAGTATGTGCCAAAACACACAGGACACTTTTTAgtgtgtttaaagaaaacaacatgcgTAGAGACTGATTGTAATTGGTCATTGTATAGGCAGAGGGAGCGTGCCAAAGAAACATTACCAACAGTATCAGAGCAAAGATAACACAAAAAACCTGCACAACAGGGTGTTCTTGAGGTCTTGATCTGAAAACACTGAGCTAcaccaaatgtttgtttgattatGTCCTGACACAAATGTACAGATCATTGACGACCATTGTTTGTTCTCATAATGACTACTTTGTCCTTTTGTGCTTTTGCATTCACGTAGGAGGATCTGAAGACGACTCAGAGTGCCAGAGACAGAGAAGCCAAACAGATGGCTCAGCTTGAACGGACCAGACAGAGGAACCCCTCAGACAGGCAGATCATTGTATCCTTGCCTTGTTTCTCAAATTCTCTGATATCAAACAGACAAGACAAAATTACTTTCACAACAACCACCTGTATAATGCAGGCGACATCTTGAGTATAGCTTAATTCTTTGGTAAATAtagatattattaatatttaggAAAATAAACTTGGATCCATATTAAATGTTTACCTTGTCTAGTTCAGAAAGGTTTTACTTTACAGTATCTTCCCATCCGTTTAATGCAAGCTCATATATTTCTGATGTTTCCTTGACCAAGCTTTCAGTCTCAGGTGTGTCCCATGTTATTTGTGCATCTCATCCCTGGTGATGTATGACTACATagaagaaacacatttcttttgaaatggaGGTGTAACAACTCTTTATTAGATGTGAAGCACATCATAGAAAATGACTCACTCACAAACTTTACACTCCCTAGAGTGACTCCAATGTCCCACCAGttatacacatacacaacctGCAGCACTTGTAGGAAACAAAAGTTATAGCAGAAGCTCATTTTATGTAGCTCagattttcagatgtttttcagATGTTTGTAGTAATGATGTTAaagtgcatgcatgcatgatgCACGATGCACAAGTGTCAAAATTGCAGAAGCTACTGTTTTCCCCTTTCTGTTCAAAGAGCACAGTAGCATGTCAGTATATGAAGGGCTTATGCAGACAGGTGGCACATGTGGGAGTGGAACTGTAAGGGTCAAACTTATGgtactgcagctctgctgttggATGCTATTGGCCTGGGTATcaagtattcatttttttaattaagtaaattaaCAAGCATAAAGGGATACTGTTGAATTTCTATGTTCATACACAGTTGTTCTCAAAAACTTTAGCCATAACCTCTCGTGTTGGTCTGATATGTTTGTAGCATGTTGTATATTCATTTGTTCTCCCATTAGGCTGAGAGTGAGCTCCAGAGAGCAACTATGGATGCAACACGGACCACCAAGCAGCTGGAGGAGACCATAGACGAGTTTGAGAAGCAGAAGATCCGGGACATTAAGGTCTGCTGTGCTGAGCTTTCTATCCACTTCAAATTAAGAACTACAATTTCAGTGGTCTGAAATACAGTATATGTCTGAAACTGTGGGTGGGgggcctttttatttatttatttatttatttatacacacacacacacacacacacacacacacacacacacacacacacacacacacctcttaaTTGAAactattctctttttttgttatgtaagaactcttttttttaattttttttatgtggtcaCCAGGTAGTTgtgatatatttaaatagtgCCGAAGCCTACTTAGTACTACATTTATATCCATGTCTTTCCCCTCATAGAAAATCTTTGGTGAGTTTGTGACAGTGGAGATGTCGTTCCATGCCAAGGCCTTGGAGGTGTACACCTTGGCCTACCAGAGCATCCAAAGcgtggatgaggaggaggacctGGAGGTAGGCTGACTCTCCGCTTGAGCTTAACCAGCGTTAGTGTGTttttctgggaaaaaaatgttaaattcttTTGGGGTGTAGTCATTGACCTGCGATAATCGTTGtgtcacagacaaacagagaaaaggactTCTATTTAATGTGCTCATGTTTTAGAGATGAAAGATGATCGAGCTTTATGTACACCCTCTGCCGTGCACTTGATTAACCTGATGGTTATATTTATCAACTCATGGTCTTAAGCAGCCGTTACACAATGACTCATTGCTCATGTACACTCTATAGTCCACACCCTCTTACTCATATGGTAACTTTGAAGTAACCTGCGGTGAACTCTTCATAATTCAGAGTAATAGCAAGCTGCTTTCTTCTGTTTACAATTTGGTTTGAGAGGTTGGCTATTACTATTTTAAGAGACAAAGCCTGTACAAAGGATCAATGATCC is a genomic window containing:
- the cibar1 gene encoding CBY1-interacting BAR domain-containing protein 1, translated to MSSITLSRDNQTRKIQENITNVEKHFGEMCQLFAAYVRKTARLRDKSDVLVREIGVYADTETPHLKRGMKQFADHLAKIQDYRQAEVERLEAKVIEPLKSYGAVVKRKREDLKTTQSARDREAKQMAQLERTRQRNPSDRQIISQAESELQRATMDATRTTKQLEETIDEFEKQKIRDIKKIFGEFVTVEMSFHAKALEVYTLAYQSIQSVDEEEDLEVFRSLLHPPDYQSRLDIVRANSKTSLDRTGSFLSTSGTLQQQRGSSRQTRREEEEEDDEEDEDESEEEEDEDEEEDTDDEH